In a genomic window of Mycolicibacter heraklionensis:
- the pks13 gene encoding polyketide synthase Pks13 (Pks13 is a key enzyme in mycolic acid biosynthesis.), which produces MSEAPQLSDGDDAILRGTSRTDLTVADMRAWLRNWVANATAQSPDKINETAPLIELGLSSRDAVAMASDIEDFTGVTLSATVAFRHPTIEALATVIVEGEPVLEDDAAGEDWSRDADVADIAVVGLATRFPGDMNSPEDTWEKLLAGFDAITDLPEGRWSEFLEEPRVAERVKKARTRGGYLSDIKGFDAEFFALSKMEADNVDPQQRMALELTWEALEHARIPASSLRGEAVAVFMGSSNGDYQNLALSDPSITHPYAITGNSSSIIANRVSYFYDFRGPSVTVDTACSSSLVAAHAGVQALRNGEADVAVVGGVNALITPLVTVGFDEVGGVLSPDGRIKSFSSDADGYSRAEGGGVLVLKRVDDARRDGDQILAVIAGSAVNHDGRSNGLLAPNPDAQAAVLRKAYKNAGIDPRTVDYIEAHGTGTILGDPIEAEALGRVVGRGRAADKPALLGAVKSNVGHLESAAGAASLAKIVLALQHDKIPPSINYAGPNPYIDFAGTHLKVADTATDWPRYGGYAVAGVSGFGFGGANAHLVVREVLPRDVIEREPQPEEPVAASETAEPEIEHEAPRFDEYGEFIQPEGSHGYGDEPEYELPGLTDEALRLRDEALAELAAEEPVKPLIPLAISAFLTSRKKAAAAELADWIDSEEGRATPLTSIGRSLSRRNHGRSRAVVLAHDHDEAVAGLRAVAEGKQKPNVYSADGPVTNGPVWVMAGFGAQHRKMGKNLYLRDPIFAEWIEKVDAHVQDERGYSVLELILDDSHDYGIETSNVAIFAIQIALGEVLKHHGARPTAVIGQSLGEPASAYFSGGLSLADATRVICSRAHLMGEGEAMLFGEYIRFMALVEYSAEELKTVFADFPGLEVCVYAAPSQTVIGGPPEQIDEIVARAESEGRFARKLQTKGAGHTSQMDPLLGEFSAELQGIEPHTPSIGIFSTVHEGSYVKPGGEPIHDVDYWKKGMRHSVYFTHGVRNAVDNGYTTFLELAPNPVALMQVGLTTASAGLHDAQLIATLARKTDDVDAMTMAMAQLYVHGHDLDFRTLFPREVQGPVSPAEFANIPPTRFKRKPHWLDARFSGDATGVMPGSHVALPDGRHVFEYAGRGETDLAALVKAAAAAVIPDSTLVASEQRAVPGEGSRLVTTLTRHPGGAAVQVHSRIGESFTLVYDALVSRSGAEGVSLPVAVGAGTAVASSSVATPVTQPEEPVDDAEILHDNLTAGAGLAAGFAKWSPESGETVADRLGAIVGGAMGYEPEDLPWEVPLIELGLDSLMAVRIKNRVEYDFDIPPIQLTAVRDANLYNIEEMLRYAVEHRDEVEALHEHQQTQTPEEIAAEQAAILAAAKAAEAADAAPVAEPAAAPPPSDIPIPPPPTNPAGPAVPPPPTDPSGPSGVSSKTAAAAAAKVLTQEAVTEALGADVPPRDAAERVTFATWAIVTGKSPGGIFNELPALDDDTATKMAERLSERAEGIITVDDVKSATTIEALATIVRDQLEDGVVDGFVRTLRAKPEGSNKVPLFVFHPAGGSTVVYEPLMKRLPADTPVYGIERVEGSIEERAAEYVPKLLELHDGPFVLAGWSLGGAMAYACAIGLKQAGADVRYVGLIDAVMPGEPIDQSKEGMRARWDRYARFAERTFNVEVPEIPYEELEKLDDEGQVRFVMDVVAQSGVQIPGGIIEHQRTSYLDNRALDTAEYQPYDGYVALYMADRYHDDAIVFEPAYATRKPDGGWGEYVSDLEIVPIGGEHVQVIDEPYIAKVGAHMSEAINRIQGEQ; this is translated from the coding sequence ATGAGTGAGGCTCCGCAATTGAGCGACGGCGACGACGCAATCCTGCGCGGCACCAGCCGCACCGACCTGACCGTCGCCGACATGCGGGCCTGGCTGCGCAACTGGGTGGCCAACGCCACCGCACAGTCGCCGGACAAGATCAACGAGACCGCCCCGCTGATCGAACTCGGCCTGTCTTCGCGTGATGCGGTGGCCATGGCCTCCGACATCGAGGACTTCACCGGGGTGACGCTGTCGGCGACGGTGGCGTTCCGGCACCCGACGATCGAGGCGCTGGCCACCGTGATCGTCGAGGGCGAGCCGGTGCTGGAGGACGACGCGGCCGGCGAGGACTGGTCGCGGGACGCCGACGTCGCCGACATCGCGGTCGTCGGCCTGGCCACCCGCTTCCCGGGTGACATGAACTCACCCGAGGACACCTGGGAAAAGCTGCTGGCGGGATTCGACGCCATCACCGACCTGCCCGAGGGCCGCTGGTCGGAGTTCTTGGAGGAGCCCCGGGTTGCCGAGCGCGTCAAAAAGGCGCGCACCCGCGGTGGCTACCTGTCCGACATCAAAGGCTTCGACGCGGAGTTCTTCGCGCTGTCGAAGATGGAAGCCGACAACGTCGACCCGCAGCAGCGGATGGCGCTCGAGCTGACCTGGGAGGCGCTGGAACACGCCCGCATCCCGGCCTCGAGCCTGCGCGGCGAAGCGGTCGCGGTCTTCATGGGCTCGTCGAACGGCGACTACCAGAACCTGGCGCTGTCCGACCCGAGCATCACCCACCCGTATGCCATCACCGGCAACTCGAGCTCGATCATCGCCAACCGGGTGAGCTACTTCTACGACTTCCGCGGGCCGTCGGTCACCGTCGACACCGCATGCTCGTCGTCACTGGTCGCCGCGCACGCCGGTGTGCAGGCACTGCGCAACGGCGAGGCCGACGTGGCGGTGGTGGGCGGCGTCAACGCGCTGATCACCCCGCTGGTGACGGTCGGTTTCGACGAGGTCGGCGGGGTGCTGTCGCCCGATGGCCGGATCAAGTCGTTCTCGTCCGACGCCGACGGCTACTCCCGTGCCGAGGGCGGCGGCGTGCTGGTGCTCAAGCGTGTCGACGACGCGCGCCGCGACGGCGACCAGATCCTCGCGGTGATCGCCGGCTCCGCGGTCAACCACGACGGCCGGTCCAACGGCCTGCTGGCGCCCAACCCGGACGCTCAGGCCGCCGTGCTGCGCAAGGCCTACAAGAACGCCGGTATCGACCCGCGCACCGTCGACTACATCGAGGCGCACGGCACCGGCACCATCCTGGGCGACCCGATCGAGGCCGAGGCGCTGGGCCGGGTGGTTGGCCGGGGCCGCGCCGCCGACAAGCCCGCGCTACTGGGCGCGGTGAAATCCAACGTGGGACACCTGGAGTCGGCGGCCGGTGCGGCCAGCCTGGCCAAGATCGTGCTCGCCCTGCAGCACGACAAGATCCCACCGTCGATCAACTACGCCGGACCGAACCCCTACATCGACTTCGCCGGCACCCACCTGAAGGTCGCCGACACCGCCACCGACTGGCCGCGCTACGGCGGCTATGCGGTCGCCGGGGTGTCCGGCTTCGGATTCGGTGGGGCCAACGCTCACCTGGTGGTGCGCGAGGTGCTGCCGCGCGATGTGATCGAGCGCGAGCCGCAGCCTGAAGAGCCTGTCGCCGCCTCCGAGACCGCCGAGCCCGAGATCGAGCACGAGGCGCCCCGCTTCGACGAGTACGGCGAGTTCATTCAGCCTGAGGGTTCGCATGGCTACGGCGACGAGCCCGAGTACGAGCTGCCCGGCCTGACCGATGAGGCGTTGCGGCTGCGCGACGAGGCACTGGCCGAGCTTGCTGCCGAGGAGCCGGTGAAACCCCTGATCCCGCTGGCGATCTCGGCGTTTCTGACTTCCCGCAAGAAAGCCGCCGCCGCCGAGCTGGCCGACTGGATCGACAGCGAAGAAGGCCGGGCCACCCCGCTGACCTCGATCGGCCGGTCGCTGTCCCGGCGCAACCACGGCCGTTCGCGCGCCGTGGTGCTGGCCCACGACCACGACGAGGCTGTCGCCGGCCTGCGGGCGGTCGCCGAGGGCAAGCAGAAGCCCAACGTCTACTCCGCCGACGGCCCGGTCACCAACGGACCGGTCTGGGTGATGGCCGGCTTCGGCGCGCAGCACCGCAAGATGGGCAAGAACCTCTACCTGCGCGACCCGATCTTCGCCGAGTGGATCGAGAAGGTCGACGCCCACGTCCAGGACGAGCGCGGCTACTCGGTACTGGAGCTGATCCTCGACGACTCGCACGACTACGGCATCGAGACGTCCAACGTCGCGATCTTCGCCATCCAGATCGCGCTTGGCGAGGTGCTCAAGCACCACGGCGCCCGCCCGACCGCCGTCATCGGCCAGTCACTGGGCGAGCCGGCATCGGCCTACTTCTCCGGTGGTCTGTCCCTGGCCGACGCCACCCGGGTGATCTGCTCGCGCGCACACCTGATGGGTGAGGGCGAGGCGATGCTGTTCGGCGAGTACATCCGGTTCATGGCGCTCGTCGAGTACTCCGCCGAGGAACTCAAGACAGTGTTTGCGGACTTCCCCGGCCTGGAGGTGTGTGTCTACGCCGCCCCGAGCCAGACCGTGATCGGCGGCCCGCCCGAGCAGATCGACGAGATCGTGGCGCGCGCCGAATCCGAGGGCCGCTTCGCCCGCAAGCTGCAGACCAAGGGCGCCGGGCACACCTCGCAGATGGACCCGCTGCTCGGCGAGTTCTCCGCCGAGCTGCAGGGCATCGAGCCGCACACGCCGAGCATCGGCATCTTCTCGACCGTGCACGAGGGCAGCTACGTCAAGCCCGGGGGCGAGCCGATCCACGATGTGGACTACTGGAAGAAGGGGATGCGCCACAGCGTCTACTTCACCCACGGGGTCCGCAACGCCGTCGACAACGGCTACACCACGTTCCTGGAGCTGGCGCCGAACCCGGTCGCGCTCATGCAGGTGGGGCTGACCACGGCCAGCGCGGGGCTCCATGATGCCCAATTGATCGCAACCCTGGCCCGCAAGACCGACGACGTCGACGCCATGACCATGGCGATGGCCCAGCTCTACGTGCACGGTCACGACCTCGACTTCCGCACGTTGTTCCCGCGTGAGGTCCAAGGGCCGGTCAGCCCGGCGGAGTTCGCCAACATCCCGCCGACGCGCTTCAAGCGCAAGCCGCACTGGCTGGACGCCCGGTTCTCCGGCGACGCCACCGGTGTCATGCCCGGCTCGCACGTCGCGTTGCCGGACGGCCGGCACGTCTTCGAGTACGCCGGTCGCGGTGAGACGGATTTGGCTGCCCTGGTGAAAGCCGCTGCCGCTGCGGTTATTCCGGACTCGACTCTGGTGGCCTCCGAGCAGCGGGCGGTGCCGGGGGAGGGCTCTCGGCTGGTGACGACGCTGACCCGGCACCCGGGCGGCGCTGCTGTTCAGGTGCACTCGCGCATCGGCGAGTCGTTCACGCTGGTCTACGACGCATTGGTGAGTCGCAGTGGGGCCGAAGGGGTTTCGCTGCCGGTCGCGGTCGGCGCCGGAACCGCGGTGGCGTCTTCATCGGTTGCGACGCCCGTTACGCAGCCCGAGGAACCGGTCGACGACGCCGAGATCCTGCACGACAACCTGACCGCCGGCGCCGGCCTGGCCGCCGGGTTCGCCAAGTGGTCCCCGGAATCCGGGGAGACTGTCGCCGATCGGCTGGGCGCGATCGTCGGTGGCGCCATGGGCTACGAGCCCGAGGATCTGCCGTGGGAGGTGCCGCTGATCGAGCTGGGTCTGGACTCGCTGATGGCGGTGCGGATCAAGAACCGGGTCGAGTACGACTTCGACATACCGCCGATCCAGCTGACCGCGGTGCGCGACGCGAACCTCTACAACATCGAGGAGATGCTCCGCTACGCGGTCGAGCACCGCGACGAGGTCGAGGCACTGCACGAGCATCAGCAGACCCAGACGCCCGAGGAGATCGCCGCCGAGCAGGCCGCGATCCTCGCCGCGGCCAAGGCGGCCGAGGCCGCGGACGCCGCACCGGTGGCCGAGCCCGCTGCGGCGCCACCCCCGTCGGACATCCCGATCCCGCCGCCGCCGACCAACCCGGCAGGGCCCGCGGTTCCGCCCCCGCCGACCGACCCTTCCGGACCGTCCGGCGTGAGTTCCAAGACCGCCGCCGCGGCGGCCGCCAAGGTGCTCACCCAGGAAGCGGTGACCGAGGCGCTGGGCGCCGACGTGCCACCACGTGACGCCGCCGAGCGGGTCACGTTCGCCACCTGGGCGATCGTCACCGGGAAGTCGCCGGGTGGCATCTTCAACGAGCTGCCCGCTCTCGACGACGACACCGCGACCAAGATGGCCGAGCGACTGTCGGAGCGGGCCGAGGGCATCATCACCGTCGACGACGTGAAGTCGGCGACCACCATCGAGGCGCTGGCGACCATCGTCCGCGATCAGCTCGAGGACGGCGTGGTGGACGGGTTCGTTCGCACTCTGCGCGCCAAACCCGAAGGCTCGAACAAGGTTCCGCTGTTCGTGTTCCACCCGGCCGGTGGCTCGACGGTGGTCTACGAGCCGCTGATGAAGCGGCTGCCCGCCGACACTCCGGTCTACGGCATTGAGCGGGTGGAGGGCTCCATCGAGGAGCGCGCCGCCGAGTACGTGCCCAAGCTGCTGGAACTGCACGACGGGCCGTTCGTGCTGGCCGGGTGGTCGCTGGGTGGGGCGATGGCCTACGCGTGTGCGATCGGGCTGAAGCAGGCCGGGGCCGACGTGCGTTACGTCGGGCTGATCGACGCGGTGATGCCCGGTGAGCCGATCGACCAGAGCAAGGAAGGCATGCGTGCCCGTTGGGACCGCTATGCGCGGTTCGCCGAGCGCACCTTCAACGTCGAGGTTCCCGAGATCCCCTACGAGGAGCTGGAAAAGCTCGACGATGAGGGCCAGGTTCGCTTCGTGATGGACGTCGTGGCCCAGAGCGGGGTGCAGATCCCGGGCGGCATCATCGAGCACCAGCGCACGTCGTACCTGGACAACCGGGCCCTGGACACCGCCGAATACCAGCCCTACGACGGCTATGTGGCGCTGTACATGGCTGACCGCTACCACGATGACGCCATCGTGTTCGAGCCCGCCTACGCCACCCGCAAGCCCGACGGCGGCTGGGGTGAATACGTCAGCGACCTGGAGATCGTGCCGATCGGGGGCGAGCACGTTCAGGTCATCGATGAGCCGTACATTGCCAAGGTAGGCGCCCACATGAGCGAGGCGATCAACCGGATCCAGGGAGAGCAGTGA
- the fadD32 gene encoding long-chain-fatty-acid--AMP ligase FadD32 has translation MAPATQAAYHNPFIKDGKIRFPENANLVKTVERWAALRGEKLAYRFLDYSTERDGLARDISWADFGARNRAVGARLQQVTEPGDRVAILCPQNLDYLVSFFGIMYSGRIAVPLFDPGEPGHVGRLHAVLDDCTPSAVLTTSDSAEGVRKFFRSRPANARPRVIAVDAVPAEVGSTWVMPEVDRNSVAYLQYTSGSTRTPTGVKITHLNLPTNVVQLLDALKGREGDRGVTWLPFFHDMGLVTILLSCVMGQQFTFMTPAAFVRRPYRWIKEMSRKEGETGECFSVAPNFAFEHAAARGLPKEGDPPLDLSNVRAILNGSEPVSAASVRKFNEAFGPYGFREEAIKPSYGLAEATLFVSTTPPDEGPRVVYVDREELNNGGRFIEVPADAPNAVSQASAGRVGVDQWAVIVDYETGAELPDGQIGEIWLQGNNMGVGYWNREKETADTFQNVLKSRTSPSRAEGADENGLWVRTGDYGAYYKDDLYITGRVKDLVIVDGRNHYPQDLEYSAQEASRALRAGYIAAFSVPANQLPQSAFDNPHSGLKYDPEDSSEQLVIVAERAPGAHKLDYQPIADDIRAAIAVRHGVTVRDVLLVSAGTVPRTSSGKIGRRACRAAYLDGSLRGGTTGPNAYPDEV, from the coding sequence ATGGCCCCGGCAACACAGGCCGCCTACCACAACCCCTTCATCAAGGACGGCAAGATCCGGTTCCCGGAGAACGCCAACCTGGTGAAGACCGTCGAGCGCTGGGCCGCCTTGCGCGGCGAGAAGCTGGCGTACCGGTTCCTGGACTACTCCACCGAGCGTGACGGCCTGGCCCGCGACATCTCCTGGGCGGACTTCGGTGCCCGCAACCGCGCCGTCGGCGCCCGGCTGCAGCAGGTCACCGAGCCCGGGGACCGGGTGGCGATCCTGTGCCCGCAGAACCTGGACTACCTGGTGTCGTTCTTCGGGATCATGTACTCCGGCCGCATCGCGGTGCCGCTGTTCGACCCGGGCGAGCCGGGCCACGTGGGCCGGCTGCACGCGGTGCTCGACGACTGCACCCCGTCGGCGGTGCTGACCACCAGCGACTCGGCCGAGGGAGTCCGCAAGTTCTTCCGCAGCCGCCCGGCCAACGCCCGGCCGCGCGTCATCGCCGTCGACGCGGTGCCCGCCGAGGTCGGCTCGACCTGGGTGATGCCGGAAGTCGACCGCAACTCGGTGGCCTACCTGCAGTACACCTCCGGTTCCACCCGGACCCCGACCGGCGTGAAGATCACCCACCTGAACCTGCCCACCAACGTCGTGCAGCTGCTGGACGCGCTCAAGGGCCGCGAAGGCGACCGTGGCGTCACCTGGCTGCCGTTCTTCCACGACATGGGCCTGGTCACCATTCTGCTGTCGTGCGTGATGGGCCAGCAGTTCACCTTCATGACGCCGGCGGCGTTCGTGCGCCGGCCCTATCGCTGGATCAAGGAGATGTCGCGCAAGGAGGGGGAGACCGGGGAGTGCTTCTCGGTGGCCCCGAACTTCGCCTTCGAGCACGCCGCGGCCCGCGGCCTGCCCAAGGAGGGCGACCCGCCGCTGGACCTGAGCAACGTCCGGGCGATCCTCAACGGCAGCGAGCCGGTGTCGGCGGCGTCGGTGCGCAAGTTCAACGAGGCCTTCGGCCCGTACGGGTTCCGCGAAGAGGCGATCAAGCCGTCCTACGGGCTGGCCGAAGCCACCCTGTTCGTCTCCACCACCCCGCCCGACGAAGGACCGCGCGTGGTCTACGTCGACCGCGAGGAGCTCAACAACGGCGGCCGGTTCATCGAGGTGCCCGCTGATGCCCCCAACGCGGTCAGCCAGGCCTCGGCCGGCCGGGTGGGCGTGGACCAGTGGGCGGTGATCGTCGACTACGAGACCGGCGCCGAGCTGCCCGACGGCCAGATCGGCGAGATCTGGCTGCAGGGCAACAACATGGGTGTCGGCTACTGGAACCGTGAGAAGGAGACGGCTGACACGTTCCAGAACGTGCTCAAGTCGCGCACCAGCCCGTCCCGCGCCGAGGGCGCCGACGAGAACGGCTTGTGGGTGCGCACCGGCGACTACGGCGCCTACTACAAGGACGACCTCTACATCACCGGCCGGGTCAAGGACCTGGTGATCGTGGACGGCCGCAACCACTACCCGCAGGACCTGGAGTACTCCGCGCAGGAGGCCAGCCGGGCGCTGCGCGCCGGCTACATCGCGGCGTTCTCGGTGCCGGCCAACCAGCTGCCGCAGTCGGCCTTCGACAACCCGCACTCCGGGCTGAAGTACGACCCCGAGGACAGCTCCGAGCAACTGGTGATCGTGGCCGAGCGCGCCCCGGGAGCCCACAAGCTGGACTACCAGCCGATCGCCGACGACATCCGGGCGGCCATCGCGGTGCGCCACGGCGTGACCGTGCGTGACGTGCTGTTGGTGTCGGCGGGCACGGTGCCGCGTACCTCCAGCGGCAAGATCGGTCGCCGCGCCTGCCGGGCCGCCTACCTGGACGGCAGCCTGCGCGGCGGCACCACCGGCCCGAACGCCTACCCCGACGAGGTTTAA
- the culp6 gene encoding carboxylesterase Culp6, with protein sequence MAKKKTSSSPRKSPRKSPRKSPANRRRVLAWIAAGAMALVVALVLVAVVIWIRHPATPPIAEQPGQGVPPTSSVPSRTKKPRPAFQDASCPDVQLVSVPGTWETSPSDDPLNPTQFPIALLLTVTRPIAEQFDPSRVQTYTVPYTAQFHNPLSADKQMSYNDSRAEGTRATIKALTEMNDRCPLTSYVLVGFSQGAVIAGDVASDIGNGRGPVDEDLVLGVTLIADGRRQVGPGSGIDVPPTPPGQGAEVTLHELPILSGMGLTMTGARDGGFGDLAQRTNEICARGDLICAAPREAFSVGKLPATLETLAGGAGQPVHAMYATTDFWNQDGQSATQWTLNWARNLVDNAPHPPHG encoded by the coding sequence ATGGCCAAGAAGAAGACATCCAGCTCCCCGCGAAAATCCCCCCGGAAGTCGCCCCGCAAGTCGCCAGCCAACCGCCGGCGCGTCCTCGCCTGGATCGCTGCCGGCGCGATGGCCTTGGTGGTGGCGCTGGTGCTCGTGGCGGTGGTGATCTGGATCCGTCATCCGGCCACGCCGCCGATCGCCGAGCAGCCGGGCCAAGGCGTCCCCCCGACCAGCTCGGTGCCGTCGCGGACCAAGAAGCCGCGCCCGGCCTTTCAGGACGCCAGCTGCCCGGACGTGCAACTGGTGTCGGTGCCCGGCACCTGGGAGACGTCGCCCAGCGACGACCCGCTGAACCCCACTCAGTTCCCGATAGCGCTGCTGCTCACCGTCACCCGCCCGATCGCCGAGCAGTTCGACCCGTCCCGCGTGCAGACCTACACCGTGCCCTACACCGCGCAGTTCCATAACCCACTGTCGGCCGACAAGCAGATGAGCTACAACGACAGCCGGGCCGAGGGGACCCGCGCCACCATCAAGGCGCTGACCGAGATGAACGACCGGTGCCCGCTGACCAGTTACGTGCTGGTGGGCTTCTCGCAGGGCGCGGTGATCGCCGGCGACGTCGCCAGCGACATCGGCAACGGGCGCGGCCCGGTCGACGAGGACCTGGTGCTGGGCGTGACCCTGATCGCCGACGGCCGCCGCCAGGTCGGGCCGGGCAGCGGCATCGACGTGCCGCCGACCCCGCCGGGGCAGGGCGCCGAAGTCACCCTGCATGAACTGCCCATCCTGTCCGGGATGGGACTGACCATGACCGGTGCGCGCGACGGCGGTTTCGGCGACCTCGCCCAGCGCACCAACGAGATCTGCGCCCGTGGTGACCTGATCTGCGCCGCGCCGCGAGAGGCGTTCAGCGTCGGCAAATTGCCCGCCACCCTGGAGACGCTGGCCGGCGGCGCCGGTCAGCCGGTGCACGCGATGTACGCCACCACCGACTTCTGGAATCAGGACGGACAGTCCGCCACCCAGTGGACGCTGAACTGGGCGCGCAACCTCGTCGACAACGCGCCGCATCCGCCGCACGGCTGA
- a CDS encoding alpha/beta hydrolase-fold protein, which translates to MSGLSKLLRALCVAVLMLGLWGGGTIVSPGAHAAQFENLMVPSPSMGRDIPVAFLNQGPHAVYLLDAFDAHPELSNWVTAGNAMNTLAGKGVSVVAPAGGAYSMYTNWEQDGSKQWDTFLSSELPDWLAANRGLAPGGHAVVGAAQGGYGAMALATFHPDRFGFAGSMSGFLGPANTTESGVISAGLQNFGGVDPYGMWGAPQLGRWKWHDPTVHATLLAQNNTRVWVYNPMGGASNPAAMIGDPSEATGSGRYFNMQYRQVRGKNGHFDFSPGDNGWGSWSSQLGAMVGEIVGAIR; encoded by the coding sequence ATGAGCGGACTGTCGAAGTTGCTGCGGGCGCTGTGCGTGGCCGTGCTGATGCTGGGGTTGTGGGGCGGGGGCACGATCGTCAGCCCAGGCGCGCACGCGGCACAGTTCGAGAACCTGATGGTCCCGTCGCCGTCGATGGGCCGCGACATCCCGGTGGCGTTCCTCAACCAGGGACCGCACGCGGTGTACCTGCTCGACGCGTTCGACGCCCACCCCGAGCTGAGTAACTGGGTGACCGCGGGCAACGCGATGAACACGCTGGCCGGCAAGGGTGTCTCGGTCGTGGCCCCGGCCGGCGGCGCCTACAGCATGTACACCAACTGGGAGCAGGACGGCAGCAAGCAGTGGGACACCTTCCTGTCCAGCGAGCTGCCGGACTGGCTGGCGGCCAATCGAGGGCTGGCGCCGGGCGGCCACGCCGTGGTCGGCGCGGCCCAGGGCGGCTACGGGGCGATGGCGCTGGCCACGTTCCACCCCGACCGGTTCGGCTTCGCCGGCTCGATGTCGGGCTTCCTGGGGCCGGCCAACACCACCGAGAGCGGTGTCATCAGTGCCGGCCTGCAGAACTTCGGCGGCGTGGACCCGTACGGCATGTGGGGGGCACCCCAGCTGGGCCGCTGGAAGTGGCACGACCCCACCGTGCACGCCACCCTGCTGGCGCAGAACAACACCCGGGTGTGGGTCTACAACCCGATGGGCGGCGCCTCCAACCCGGCCGCGATGATCGGCGACCCGTCCGAGGCGACCGGCAGCGGCCGGTACTTCAACATGCAGTACCGCCAGGTGCGCGGCAAGAACGGTCACTTCGACTTCTCCCCCGGCGACAACGGCTGGGGGTCGTGGTCGTCGCAACTGGGCGCGATGGTCGGCGAGATCGTCGGCGCGATTAGGTAA
- a CDS encoding esterase family protein: MKLLDRLMVAAGGAALLAGLVGVVGGTPEASAFSRPGLPVEYLQVPSAGMGRDIKVQFQSGGSDSPGLYLLDGMRAQDDFNGWDINTPAFEWYLNSGISVIMPVGGQSSFYSDWYKPACGKVGCQTYKWETFLTSELPAYLASEYGVSQSRNAAVGLSMAGSSAMTLAIYHPNQFTYAGSLSGYLNPSTGKGWIGLSMGDAGGYKKNDMWGDDNDPAWLRNDPTVNVDKLVANNTRLWVFCGNGKANELGGDNIPAVFLEQNFMIGANKKFQELYTAAGGNNAIFNFPEYGTHSWEYWGQQLQAMKPDLQAHLGATPGGGASTSSGE; this comes from the coding sequence ATGAAGTTGCTTGACAGGTTGATGGTCGCCGCCGGTGGCGCGGCCCTGCTGGCGGGACTGGTCGGTGTCGTCGGCGGTACCCCGGAGGCGAGCGCGTTCTCCCGGCCCGGTCTGCCGGTCGAGTACCTGCAGGTGCCTTCGGCGGGTATGGGCCGTGACATCAAGGTCCAGTTCCAGAGCGGTGGTTCGGACTCCCCGGGCCTCTACCTGCTCGACGGCATGCGGGCCCAGGACGACTTCAACGGCTGGGACATCAACACCCCGGCGTTCGAGTGGTACCTGAACTCGGGCATCTCGGTGATCATGCCGGTCGGTGGCCAGTCCAGCTTCTACAGCGACTGGTACAAGCCGGCTTGCGGCAAGGTCGGCTGCCAGACCTACAAGTGGGAGACCTTCCTCACCAGCGAGCTGCCGGCCTACCTGGCCTCGGAGTACGGCGTGAGCCAGAGCCGCAACGCCGCGGTCGGTCTGTCGATGGCCGGTTCTTCGGCGATGACGCTGGCGATCTACCACCCCAACCAGTTCACCTACGCGGGCTCGCTGTCGGGTTACCTGAACCCGTCCACCGGCAAGGGCTGGATCGGCCTGTCGATGGGTGACGCCGGCGGCTACAAGAAGAACGACATGTGGGGCGACGACAACGACCCGGCGTGGTTGCGCAACGACCCGACGGTCAACGTCGACAAGCTGGTCGCCAACAACACCCGGCTGTGGGTCTTCTGCGGTAACGGCAAGGCCAACGAGCTGGGCGGCGACAACATCCCGGCCGTGTTCCTCGAGCAGAACTTCATGATCGGTGCGAACAAGAAGTTCCAGGAGCTCTACACCGCGGCCGGTGGCAACAACGCGATCTTCAACTTCCCGGAGTACGGCACGCACAGCTGGGAGTACTGGGGTCAGCAGCTGCAGGCCATGAAGCCGGACCTGCAGGCCCACCTGGGCGCCACGCCGGGTGGCGGCGCGAGCACCAGCTCGGGCGAGTAG